Proteins encoded in a region of the Bacteroidales bacterium genome:
- a CDS encoding 2Fe-2S iron-sulfur cluster-binding protein, producing MSETVKFTIDGKQCQGVKGQCIVDAATDNGVYIPVLCHMRDVVPAGSCRICTVNANGRKMAACTTPIEEGMAVESNTPELTDIRKAIVEMLFVEGNHFCPACEKSGNCDLQGLGYKYQMMVPRFPYAFERRNIDATAPKIFLERNRCIFCKRCIRMIKDSEGRSIFAFKGRGKTLEINMDKKLAATMSDELAQKAMDICPVGCILKKEIGFATPIGKRKYDKEVIGSEIENSHQ from the coding sequence ATGAGTGAAACTGTAAAATTCACAATCGACGGCAAGCAATGTCAGGGCGTCAAAGGTCAGTGTATCGTTGATGCGGCTACTGATAACGGCGTTTATATACCGGTGCTTTGCCACATGAGAGATGTTGTCCCTGCAGGGTCATGCAGAATCTGCACAGTAAATGCCAACGGCCGTAAAATGGCTGCTTGCACAACACCTATTGAAGAAGGCATGGCTGTAGAAAGTAATACTCCCGAACTGACGGATATCCGTAAAGCCATCGTAGAAATGCTTTTTGTGGAAGGCAATCATTTTTGCCCCGCCTGTGAAAAAAGCGGAAACTGCGACCTTCAGGGATTAGGTTATAAATATCAGATGATGGTTCCACGGTTCCCTTATGCTTTCGAACGCAGGAACATTGATGCCACAGCTCCCAAGATCTTCCTCGAACGCAACCGTTGCATATTCTGCAAACGTTGTATCCGTATGATAAAAGACAGTGAAGGAAGAAGCATCTTTGCATTCAAAGGCAGAGGTAAAACACTTGAGATCAATATGGATAAAAAACTTGCTGCAACCATGTCCGACGAATTAGCACAGAAAGCTATGGATATCTGTCCGGTTGGCTGCATACTGAAAAAAGAAATCGGTTTTGCAACGCCAATTGGAAAACGCAAGTATGATAAAGAAGTTATAGGATCAGAAATAGAAAATTCACATCAATAA
- a CDS encoding hydrogenase maturation protease, whose product MKKTLIYGYGNAGRQDDGLGERFINLMDEWIASENIQNLFTDCNYQLNIEDSATIAEYDTVIFVDASVADIEDYKLEKVEPNDATIEFTMHAVSVSYVLDLCKKIYNKQPETFVLHIKAYEFEFIEELTPQAEKNLYAAFEFLKQYISKM is encoded by the coding sequence ATGAAAAAAACTCTTATTTACGGATACGGCAACGCCGGCAGGCAGGACGACGGCCTGGGCGAGCGCTTCATTAATTTGATGGATGAATGGATCGCCTCAGAAAATATACAAAACCTGTTTACGGATTGCAATTACCAGTTAAACATTGAGGATTCGGCAACAATTGCAGAATATGATACCGTTATTTTTGTTGATGCATCCGTAGCCGACATCGAAGATTACAAACTTGAAAAGGTGGAACCGAATGACGCCACGATTGAGTTTACCATGCACGCAGTATCTGTATCCTACGTGCTTGATTTATGCAAAAAAATCTACAACAAGCAGCCCGAAACCTTTGTGTTGCATATCAAAGCTTATGAGTTTGAATTCATCGAAGAACTGACGCCGCAGGCAGAGAAGAATCTTTATGCTGCTTTTGAGTTTTTGAAGCAGTATATCAGTAAAATGTAA
- the hypA gene encoding hydrogenase maturation nickel metallochaperone HypA — MHELSIATSIIEFAEEFATEHKTEKIKRIELEVGQLSGVVTESLKFALELAVKDTVLESTEIIINEVTGKSICNNCNKEFENPDWYTPCPACQSIDSEIVSGKELHIKSIITG, encoded by the coding sequence ATGCATGAGTTATCTATAGCAACAAGCATCATCGAATTCGCTGAAGAATTTGCTACTGAACATAAAACAGAAAAAATAAAACGGATAGAACTTGAAGTCGGGCAACTGTCTGGAGTGGTTACCGAAAGTCTTAAATTTGCCCTCGAACTCGCTGTTAAAGACACTGTTTTGGAATCGACTGAAATAATAATAAACGAAGTCACTGGAAAATCCATATGCAATAATTGTAACAAAGAATTTGAAAACCCCGACTGGTACACCCCCTGCCCTGCCTGTCAGTCCATAGATTCCGAAATTGTCAGTGGAAAAGAATTACACATCAAATCCATCATCACTGGCTGA
- a CDS encoding FmdE family protein, producing the protein MADDKPKIIIDTDGGADDLRAISLILSSREFEIEAITTSDGVLSPEMALYKVRNLLCSLNCQGIPTACGRKIISSPCFCRKINEKIVWGDSCYLNNSNFVSSSSLITQLLTDSRETIIFFAMSSLTSINDALIQAPENKSKISKIIWYNSSPLLSNGFNYESDTAAAKNMTLHGVPLIAVQNNEGSPIIFNEFFLNLYNQTDNPIATNVFNALSSPEVLSVIKSGHFKLWDELLPLYFIFPELFSEKKSSPLIIEVQLLPDIKEQKLGACIKKLLNPEPDQNIVFKTFPVASGLFAQDFSLFSDSILKKYGEREFRAGVLANELHGHLGVYAIIGVKMGIRALEYFHCDIDELEVVSYAGNTPPISCMNDGIQVSTGATLGHGLITIKKTETKNVMAEFYHENTGITISLKKEIAGQIQNNFKTIIAKNGLFTDEYWLQIRHLAIIYWFEFDRNDIFDIKIIQNHEH; encoded by the coding sequence ATGGCAGATGATAAACCGAAAATTATAATAGATACCGACGGTGGCGCTGATGATCTCAGAGCAATAAGCCTGATTTTATCAAGCCGTGAATTTGAAATTGAGGCAATTACTACATCAGATGGCGTATTATCACCAGAGATGGCTTTATATAAAGTTAGGAATTTACTCTGTTCATTAAATTGCCAGGGTATTCCAACGGCTTGCGGGCGAAAAATAATTTCAAGCCCTTGTTTTTGCAGAAAAATTAACGAAAAAATTGTTTGGGGCGATTCCTGTTATTTGAATAATTCAAATTTTGTTTCTTCTTCTAGTCTGATAACGCAATTATTAACCGATAGCCGCGAAACCATTATTTTTTTCGCAATGAGTTCGTTGACAAGTATTAATGACGCGCTAATTCAGGCACCTGAGAATAAATCAAAAATCTCAAAAATCATCTGGTATAACAGTTCGCCTTTATTGTCAAATGGCTTTAATTATGAAAGTGACACGGCAGCGGCAAAAAACATGACCCTGCATGGCGTCCCCCTTATAGCCGTTCAAAATAATGAGGGTTCGCCAATCATCTTTAATGAATTTTTCTTGAATTTATATAACCAGACGGACAACCCTATTGCTACAAATGTTTTTAACGCATTATCATCACCAGAAGTTTTGTCTGTGATCAAAAGCGGCCATTTTAAGCTCTGGGATGAACTTTTACCCCTTTACTTTATTTTTCCTGAGCTTTTTTCCGAGAAAAAATCTTCACCATTAATTATTGAAGTACAGCTTTTACCTGATATTAAAGAACAAAAATTAGGGGCTTGTATAAAAAAACTGCTTAATCCTGAACCAGATCAAAATATTGTTTTTAAAACATTTCCAGTAGCTTCCGGGCTATTTGCCCAAGATTTCAGCTTGTTTTCTGATTCTATTTTAAAAAAATACGGAGAACGTGAATTTCGTGCCGGTGTGCTGGCAAACGAACTTCATGGTCATTTGGGTGTATATGCAATTATTGGCGTAAAAATGGGAATCAGGGCACTCGAATATTTTCATTGCGATATTGACGAACTTGAAGTGGTATCATATGCCGGTAATACCCCACCGATAAGTTGTATGAACGATGGCATTCAAGTAAGTACCGGTGCAACACTTGGCCATGGATTGATAACTATAAAAAAAACGGAAACAAAAAATGTAATGGCAGAATTCTACCATGAAAATACCGGGATTACGATTTCTTTAAAAAAAGAAATTGCCGGGCAAATTCAGAATAACTTTAAAACCATTATTGCAAAAAATGGGTTGTTCACAGATGAATACTGGCTTCAGATAAGACACCTTGCAATAATATACTGGTTTGAATTCGACAGAAATGATATTTTCGATATTAAAATTATTCAAAATCATGAACACTGA
- the nikR gene encoding nickel-responsive transcriptional regulator NikR yields MKVKRFGVSLDESILAELDHFVNMRKFPNRSQAIRYLISNYLVEEKVDENKIVAGSIVLVYDHHKRELQSKSTAIQHDYHETILSVMHVHIDHHNCLETIAVMGKASKLKELADKLIAIKGVKHGKLVITTTS; encoded by the coding sequence ATGAAAGTAAAACGTTTTGGAGTATCGCTTGATGAAAGTATCCTGGCTGAACTGGATCATTTTGTCAACATGCGGAAGTTCCCGAACCGTTCGCAAGCCATACGTTATCTGATTTCCAATTACCTTGTTGAAGAAAAAGTTGATGAAAATAAAATTGTGGCAGGGAGTATAGTTTTGGTTTACGATCATCACAAACGGGAACTGCAAAGTAAGTCCACCGCTATTCAACATGATTATCATGAAACCATCCTTTCGGTGATGCACGTGCACATCGACCACCATAATTGCCTCGAGACTATTGCAGTGATGGGCAAAGCCAGCAAATTAAAAGAACTGGCCGACAAGCTGATAGCTATAAAAGGTGTGAAACACGGGAAACTGGTAATTACCACCACCAGCTAA
- a CDS encoding Ni/Fe hydrogenase subunit alpha, translating to MAQKVTIEPVTRVEGHGKVTIHLDDNMNVAQTRLHIVEFRGFERFVQGRPYWEAPVLVQRLCGICPVSHHLAAAKALDVIVGAGTGHGLTPTGEKMRRLMHYGQIFQSHALHFFHLASPDFLLGYDADPAIRNVIGVAINFPELAVQGVMMRKFGQEIIEHTAGKKVHGTGAIPGGINKNLSIEERDLFLKGADPLNIDKMIEWANSAVQFFKGYYMKNREFVDNFAYFPSNHLSLVRKDGALDLYHGVLRAVDADGKKILNDVDYQDYYNYIEEEVRSWSYMKFPYLKHLGKEKGWYRVGPLARLNTCDFIPTPMAQKEFEIYKAHTNGKPNNYCLHTHWARLIELLHAGEMIKELLNDPDLQKNDLVVKGTKQKEGVGLIEAPRGTLFHHYRINDDDQIVMANLIVSTTNNNEPMNQSVNVVAKKMMNGQATITEPMKNAVEIAIRAYDPCLSCATHALGKMPLDIKMYDSKGNEVDHYRS from the coding sequence ATGGCACAAAAAGTAACTATAGAACCTGTAACCAGAGTTGAAGGCCACGGCAAAGTGACTATTCACCTCGATGACAATATGAATGTGGCTCAAACCCGCCTTCATATTGTTGAATTCCGCGGATTTGAACGTTTTGTGCAGGGCCGTCCTTACTGGGAAGCACCTGTTTTAGTACAACGTTTATGCGGTATCTGTCCTGTTAGCCACCATCTGGCTGCAGCAAAAGCTCTTGACGTAATTGTTGGCGCCGGAACCGGCCACGGCCTTACTCCGACAGGCGAAAAAATGAGAAGGTTGATGCACTACGGACAGATTTTCCAGTCACATGCACTTCATTTCTTCCATCTTGCTTCTCCCGATTTTTTATTAGGCTATGATGCCGATCCGGCCATCCGCAACGTTATCGGTGTGGCTATCAACTTCCCGGAATTAGCTGTTCAGGGTGTTATGATGCGTAAATTCGGCCAGGAAATCATTGAACATACAGCCGGTAAAAAAGTTCATGGTACCGGAGCAATCCCTGGTGGCATCAACAAAAACCTCAGTATCGAAGAACGCGACCTGTTTCTGAAAGGCGCTGATCCATTGAACATTGACAAAATGATTGAATGGGCAAATTCTGCAGTACAGTTTTTCAAAGGTTATTACATGAAAAACCGCGAATTTGTTGATAATTTTGCTTATTTCCCTTCAAACCACCTGAGCCTTGTCAGAAAAGACGGCGCTTTGGATCTGTATCACGGCGTTTTGAGAGCTGTTGATGCCGACGGAAAGAAGATCTTGAACGACGTTGATTATCAGGATTATTACAACTACATCGAAGAAGAAGTTCGCTCATGGAGTTATATGAAATTCCCGTACCTGAAACATCTTGGAAAAGAAAAAGGCTGGTATCGCGTAGGCCCGCTGGCACGTCTGAATACCTGCGACTTTATTCCTACACCAATGGCGCAGAAGGAATTTGAAATTTATAAAGCTCATACCAACGGCAAACCTAACAATTATTGCCTGCATACCCATTGGGCCCGCCTGATCGAATTACTGCATGCCGGAGAAATGATAAAAGAACTGTTGAATGATCCAGACCTGCAGAAAAACGACCTCGTTGTAAAAGGTACCAAGCAAAAAGAAGGCGTTGGATTAATTGAAGCTCCGCGCGGAACGTTATTCCATCATTACAGAATCAATGACGATGATCAGATCGTGATGGCAAACCTCATAGTTTCTACTACCAACAATAATGAGCCGATGAACCAGTCGGTAAATGTTGTTGCTAAAAAAATGATGAACGGACAAGCCACCATCACGGAACCTATGAAAAATGCTGTGGAAATTGCCATCAGGGCTTATGACCCATGCCTGAGCTGTGCAACACACGCATTAGGTAAAATGCCGCTCGATATCAAAATGTACGATTCGAAAGGCAATGAAGTTGATCATTATAGATCATAA
- the hypE gene encoding hydrogenase expression/formation protein HypE — translation MNNKTIQLGHGSGGRLSHELIKNLFYKNFKNPILDNQSDSALLELNSSLVAYTTDSYVVDPIFFKGGNIGKLAVCGTINDLAVSGAVPKFLSTGFIIEEGLSFEDLESIVTTMAEEAQKAGITIVTGDTKVVNKGQCDKIFINTSGIGLLDEKYKHISTGQQIKSGDKIIINGGIADHGMTIMAARNFGNFNTTIESDCASLNHLIQEVLNAGCHVKFMRDATRGGIATVLCELAENKHFGIEILEEKVLVKENVRGICELLGFDPFYVANEGKVIMVIAENDAEKALQILQKNELGKDASIIGSIVENHPGKTILQTGIGGKRIIDMLAGEQLPRIC, via the coding sequence ATGAACAACAAAACTATCCAACTCGGCCACGGAAGCGGTGGACGCTTATCACACGAACTGATAAAAAATCTTTTCTATAAAAATTTTAAGAATCCGATACTTGATAATCAGAGCGATTCAGCTTTGCTGGAACTCAATTCTTCTTTAGTTGCTTATACTACAGACTCGTATGTGGTTGACCCCATCTTTTTCAAAGGTGGCAATATCGGTAAATTAGCTGTTTGTGGTACCATAAATGATCTGGCAGTCTCCGGTGCTGTACCGAAATTTTTAAGTACAGGTTTTATCATCGAAGAAGGCCTGTCATTTGAAGACCTTGAAAGTATTGTTACCACCATGGCTGAAGAAGCACAAAAGGCAGGGATAACCATAGTTACAGGTGACACCAAAGTTGTAAATAAAGGTCAATGCGACAAAATTTTTATAAACACTTCGGGTATCGGTTTGCTTGATGAAAAATACAAACATATCAGCACTGGCCAACAAATAAAAAGCGGAGATAAAATCATAATCAACGGCGGCATTGCCGACCACGGCATGACCATAATGGCTGCAAGGAATTTTGGCAATTTCAACACAACGATTGAATCCGATTGTGCTTCACTGAATCATTTAATCCAGGAGGTGCTGAATGCAGGGTGCCATGTGAAATTTATGCGCGATGCCACACGCGGAGGCATTGCCACAGTTTTATGCGAGCTCGCTGAAAACAAACACTTCGGCATTGAAATTCTTGAAGAAAAAGTTCTTGTAAAGGAAAATGTCCGTGGCATTTGCGAACTGCTTGGTTTTGACCCCTTTTATGTAGCTAACGAAGGCAAAGTTATTATGGTAATTGCCGAAAACGATGCGGAAAAGGCATTGCAAATTCTACAAAAAAATGAACTTGGTAAAGATGCTTCAATAATCGGCTCTATTGTTGAAAATCATCCTGGGAAAACTATACTCCAAACCGGCATCGGAGGAAAACGGATTATTGATATGCTGGCAGGGGAACAACTACCGAGAATCTGTTAA
- a CDS encoding HypC/HybG/HupF family hydrogenase formation chaperone, with product MCLAIPSKVISVNGDTALVSAGGSEYEASIQLLDEVNPGDYVLLHTGFAIQKISEEEALETFKILKELDALEDQIDAEEKNQ from the coding sequence ATGTGTTTAGCCATCCCATCCAAAGTGATTTCTGTTAATGGCGATACTGCATTGGTATCAGCCGGAGGCTCGGAATATGAGGCATCAATCCAACTTCTTGATGAAGTAAATCCCGGAGACTATGTATTGCTGCATACCGGATTTGCTATACAGAAAATCAGCGAAGAAGAAGCCTTGGAAACTTTCAAAATTTTAAAAGAACTCGATGCCCTTGAAGACCAGATAGATGCTGAAGAAAAAAATCAATAA
- a CDS encoding NAD(P)H-dependent oxidoreductase subunit E, translating to MKEKIISIIEAYGKDATRLMDILAGVQSEFGCVSDDAVAVIAEKLHISEVDVIQTRSFYHFFTCKPVGKYAVYLNNSVVSCMKGMTDVADEFEKQLGIKFGELTPDNLASLHYTACIGMSDQEPAAIINDVVFTSLTREKVKKIITGMRAGKAVAEMVTEYGDGNNSHPLIKSMVKNNIKKTGPVIFDAYQTGAGLNKALELEPKSVIEEIKKSNLRGRGGAGFPTGLKWDFCSRESGDKYVLCNADEGEPGTFKDRVLMTERSEMLFEGMAIGGYAIGAKEGILYVRKEYKYLKAFLENTLKEMYSKNLLGKNIMGKGVDFDIRIQFGAGAYVCGEESGLIESAEGKRGEPRNRPPFPAQKGYKNKPSIVNNVETFCSVARILDKGGEWLNALGTKESSGTKVISVSGDCKNPGVYEIEWGMSIKDMLAMVGAEDIQAVQVAGPSGICIPPSQFDRKIALEDLPTGGSMIVIGKKRDLLKDVVLNFMEFFADESCGSCVTCRSFNMILKKAIEKVVEGHAIKKDIEDMLAWSEILRKTTRCGLGQTSSNPIATTIRNFRELYDARVHDIDYHSEFDMHKAVLESCEVVGREPKVHE from the coding sequence ATGAAAGAAAAAATTATTAGTATTATTGAAGCTTATGGTAAGGATGCAACCCGGCTGATGGATATTTTAGCAGGTGTCCAGTCGGAATTTGGTTGTGTTTCAGACGATGCAGTGGCGGTGATTGCGGAAAAACTTCATATTTCTGAAGTTGACGTAATACAGACGCGCTCATTTTACCATTTCTTTACCTGCAAACCTGTAGGTAAATATGCTGTGTATCTTAACAATAGCGTGGTTTCCTGCATGAAGGGCATGACGGATGTTGCCGATGAATTTGAAAAACAACTCGGTATTAAGTTTGGCGAATTAACACCCGACAATCTTGCCAGTTTGCACTATACAGCTTGTATAGGCATGAGCGATCAGGAACCGGCAGCCATTATTAATGACGTGGTTTTTACCTCCCTCACCCGTGAAAAAGTGAAAAAAATCATTACGGGTATGCGTGCCGGAAAGGCTGTTGCCGAAATGGTTACTGAGTACGGTGATGGCAACAATTCCCACCCATTGATAAAATCAATGGTAAAAAATAATATTAAAAAAACTGGTCCTGTTATTTTTGATGCATATCAAACCGGAGCGGGGCTTAACAAAGCCCTTGAACTGGAGCCCAAATCAGTGATAGAGGAGATTAAAAAATCCAATCTTCGCGGAAGAGGCGGTGCCGGATTTCCAACAGGATTAAAATGGGATTTCTGTTCACGCGAATCCGGGGATAAATATGTGTTATGTAATGCTGATGAAGGCGAGCCGGGTACTTTCAAAGATCGTGTGCTGATGACCGAACGCTCTGAAATGTTGTTTGAAGGTATGGCCATTGGCGGTTATGCCATTGGAGCTAAAGAAGGTATTTTGTATGTCAGAAAAGAATATAAGTACCTGAAAGCATTTCTGGAAAATACACTCAAGGAAATGTATTCTAAAAACCTTCTTGGAAAAAATATTATGGGCAAAGGTGTTGACTTTGATATAAGGATACAATTTGGCGCCGGCGCTTATGTTTGCGGAGAAGAATCAGGATTGATAGAATCGGCTGAGGGCAAACGCGGTGAACCACGCAACCGTCCGCCATTTCCTGCCCAGAAAGGTTACAAAAACAAACCATCTATTGTAAATAACGTGGAAACTTTCTGCTCTGTTGCACGGATTTTGGATAAGGGAGGAGAATGGCTCAATGCGTTGGGAACAAAAGAATCGTCAGGAACAAAAGTTATCAGTGTTTCCGGCGACTGCAAAAACCCCGGTGTTTATGAAATAGAATGGGGCATGAGCATTAAAGACATGCTGGCAATGGTGGGAGCAGAAGATATTCAAGCCGTTCAGGTGGCTGGGCCATCAGGAATCTGTATTCCTCCCAGCCAATTCGACAGAAAGATAGCTCTGGAAGACCTTCCGACGGGAGGCTCTATGATTGTAATAGGTAAAAAACGCGACCTGTTAAAAGATGTCGTGTTGAATTTTATGGAATTCTTTGCTGATGAATCATGCGGCTCATGTGTTACCTGCCGGTCTTTTAACATGATACTGAAGAAAGCCATCGAAAAAGTGGTCGAGGGGCATGCGATTAAAAAAGATATTGAAGATATGCTTGCCTGGAGCGAAATTCTGCGCAAAACTACACGTTGCGGACTTGGGCAGACATCTTCAAATCCGATAGCAACTACTATAAGAAATTTCAGAGAATTGTACGATGCAAGAGTACATGATATAGATTACCACAGTGAATTCGATATGCACAAAGCAGTGCTCGAGTCCTGTGAAGTGGTTGGTCGCGAACCCAAAGTTCATGAATAA
- the hypB gene encoding hydrogenase nickel incorporation protein HypB: protein MCDTCGCNDPNAGVSYHKPGEEHTHEHSHEHGHEHHYSHEHEHHHGDEHHSHHHEHSYSHEHSHDGHTHNHDHNHEHTDHSYQHEHTHEKEFKIEHDILNKNNMLAERNRGYFEAKKIKAINLVSSPGSGKTTLLEKTIAAQKDKLSFFVIEGDQQTMNDADRIHATRVPVIQINTGSGCHLDAEMINKAVKQLDVSDNSILLIENVGNLVCPAMFDLGESHRVVVISVTEGDDKPLKYPHMFHSSDICIINKTDLLPYVDFNVEKAKEYALRINHHLEFFELSAKTGQGMDAWYAWLKKNMG from the coding sequence ATGTGTGATACATGCGGCTGCAACGACCCTAATGCCGGCGTGAGCTACCACAAGCCCGGAGAAGAACATACTCACGAACATTCGCACGAACACGGCCACGAACACCACTATTCTCATGAGCATGAACATCATCATGGCGATGAACATCACAGCCATCATCATGAACATTCATATTCCCATGAACATTCTCATGACGGGCATACCCACAACCACGACCACAATCATGAACATACAGACCACAGTTATCAGCATGAGCATACGCATGAAAAAGAATTTAAAATAGAGCATGATATATTAAACAAAAATAACATGCTGGCCGAGCGTAACCGTGGCTATTTTGAAGCAAAAAAAATTAAAGCCATCAACCTGGTCAGTTCACCGGGTTCCGGAAAAACTACCTTACTTGAAAAAACTATTGCAGCTCAAAAAGATAAATTATCGTTTTTCGTTATTGAAGGCGACCAGCAAACCATGAACGATGCTGACCGCATCCACGCTACCAGAGTCCCGGTAATTCAGATTAACACCGGAAGTGGTTGCCACCTTGACGCAGAAATGATAAACAAAGCCGTGAAACAACTTGATGTGTCAGATAATTCCATTCTTCTCATTGAAAATGTCGGCAATTTGGTTTGTCCCGCCATGTTCGACCTAGGCGAATCGCACCGCGTGGTGGTGATCAGTGTTACCGAAGGCGATGACAAACCACTGAAATACCCACACATGTTTCACAGCTCCGATATCTGCATTATCAACAAAACAGACCTGCTGCCTTATGTGGACTTTAATGTTGAAAAAGCCAAAGAATACGCCTTGAGGATAAACCACCACCTGGAGTTTTTTGAATTATCTGCCAAAACCGGCCAGGGAATGGATGCGTGGTATGCCTGGTTAAAAAAGAATATGGGATAA
- a CDS encoding sulfite exporter TauE/SafE family protein: MNTEIIALCATAATLGFLHTLAGPDHYLPFIVMAKAGKWSYPKTIWITILCGLGHVGSSILIGVIGIAFGLAVAKIEIFEGYRGSLAAWLFILFGLVYFIWGLWKGIKNKGHRHIHVHDDGSIHRHDHSHIEAHAHKHPEEKKMNLTPWILITIFVFGPCEPLIPLLMYPAAEQSTGGTVLVASVFSAVTILTMLTMVLLPLFGLKLLPMRFLERYMHAIAGFTILICGIGIEFMGL; this comes from the coding sequence ATGAACACTGAAATTATTGCACTATGTGCAACAGCAGCCACTCTCGGCTTTTTGCACACTCTGGCAGGTCCTGATCATTACCTACCTTTTATCGTCATGGCCAAAGCCGGAAAATGGTCGTATCCCAAAACCATCTGGATTACGATTTTATGCGGGCTGGGCCATGTTGGAAGTTCTATACTGATTGGAGTCATAGGAATTGCATTCGGGCTGGCCGTAGCGAAGATCGAAATTTTTGAAGGTTACCGGGGCAGTTTAGCAGCATGGCTATTTATTCTTTTCGGTCTTGTATATTTCATCTGGGGACTCTGGAAAGGCATTAAAAACAAAGGTCACCGTCATATTCACGTTCATGATGATGGTAGCATTCACCGTCACGACCATAGCCATATTGAGGCCCATGCTCATAAACACCCGGAAGAAAAAAAGATGAACCTTACACCATGGATATTGATCACCATCTTTGTTTTTGGTCCATGTGAACCTCTGATACCATTATTAATGTATCCTGCAGCGGAACAAAGCACTGGCGGGACAGTGCTGGTGGCCTCGGTCTTCAGTGCAGTTACCATCCTAACAATGTTAACGATGGTACTACTTCCCTTGTTTGGTTTGAAATTGCTACCCATGAGGTTTCTCGAGCGCTATATGCATGCCATCGCAGGATTTACCATACTTATTTGCGGTATAGGTATTGAATTTATGGGGTTATAA
- the hypD gene encoding hydrogenase formation protein HypD → MKYIDEYRNSEHVKILVRKIKELATQEVSLMEVCGGHTWAIQKFGIPSLMPNEVRLLSGPGCPVCVTDRKYIDRAVAYSRLPNVIITTFGDLIRVPGSSSILSIEKSKGADIRIVYSILDAIKIAKENHTKKVIFLGIGFETTVSSTAAGILNAYKEGLKNFYLFSSHKVMPPAMAAIIEEGIKINGYIAPGHVSVITGSKLYDTIQQKYNIGCVISGFEPVDILQSIFMLLKQVNEKKFSVEIQYKRAVNYEGNVKAQKIISDVFEARADWWRGLGILQNSGLQLTEKYRHMDAEKMLAVEVEKTREDKGCICGEILKGLKKPTDCKLFSKVCTTANPVGACMVSHEGACAAYFNYAERV, encoded by the coding sequence ATGAAATACATTGACGAATACCGTAATTCTGAACACGTAAAAATACTTGTCAGAAAAATAAAAGAGTTGGCTACTCAGGAAGTTTCATTGATGGAAGTTTGTGGCGGGCATACCTGGGCGATACAGAAATTCGGTATCCCTTCACTGATGCCCAATGAAGTAAGGCTGTTGTCAGGTCCCGGATGCCCTGTGTGCGTTACCGACCGCAAATATATCGACCGTGCCGTGGCATACAGCCGTTTGCCCAATGTCATCATCACTACTTTCGGCGACCTTATAAGGGTCCCCGGCTCAAGTTCAATATTGAGTATAGAAAAAAGTAAGGGGGCTGACATCCGCATTGTGTATTCCATACTCGATGCGATAAAAATCGCAAAAGAAAATCATACAAAGAAAGTCATTTTTCTTGGTATCGGTTTTGAAACTACCGTTTCGAGTACCGCTGCCGGCATATTGAATGCTTATAAAGAAGGGCTGAAAAACTTTTACCTTTTCAGTTCTCACAAAGTAATGCCTCCCGCAATGGCAGCCATTATTGAAGAAGGAATAAAAATTAACGGTTATATCGCTCCCGGGCATGTCAGTGTAATTACCGGCTCAAAATTGTATGACACCATACAACAAAAATACAATATTGGTTGTGTTATATCCGGCTTTGAGCCAGTGGATATACTTCAATCTATTTTTATGCTTCTCAAACAGGTGAATGAAAAGAAATTTTCAGTAGAAATACAATATAAAAGAGCCGTTAATTACGAAGGAAATGTAAAAGCACAAAAAATTATCTCGGACGTTTTTGAAGCACGCGCCGACTGGTGGCGGGGGTTGGGGATATTACAAAATAGCGGTTTACAACTCACTGAAAAATACCGGCACATGGATGCTGAAAAAATGCTAGCTGTTGAAGTGGAAAAAACACGAGAAGACAAAGGATGTATTTGCGGAGAAATTCTGAAAGGGCTGAAAAAACCCACCGATTGCAAACTGTTTAGCAAAGTATGCACTACTGCTAACCCTGTAGGCGCCTGCATGGTTTCCCACGAAGGAGCTTGCGCTGCTTATTTCAATTATGCTGAAAGAGTGTGA